A region from the Azospirillum thermophilum genome encodes:
- a CDS encoding SDR family NAD(P)-dependent oxidoreductase — protein sequence MTILVTGAAGFIGSHVADALLRRGERVLGLDNLNDYYSVALKEARLARLTEHPNFRFLKADIADRHAIEALWPDFAEVTGVVHLAAQPGVRYSLENPYAYVDANVTGQVAMLEAARRMTKLKHFVYASTSSIYGANRKMPFSVEDRVDHPVSIYAATKKAAEMMSFTYSHLYRIPATGLRFFTVYGPWSRPDMASILFADAIMAGRPIRVFNGGRMKRDFTYIDDIADGVLAALDRPAPVDPESGAPHRVYNLGNNRCEDLMQFISILEKALGREAVKVMEPMQAGDVPETAADIEASRRDLGFEPRTPIEVGLPRFAEWYKSYNRIA from the coding sequence ATGACGATACTTGTCACCGGCGCAGCCGGCTTCATCGGCTCCCATGTGGCGGACGCCCTGCTGCGGCGGGGGGAGCGGGTCCTCGGCCTCGACAACCTCAACGACTATTATTCGGTCGCGTTGAAGGAGGCGCGGCTCGCCCGCCTGACGGAGCATCCGAACTTCCGTTTCCTCAAGGCCGACATCGCCGACCGCCACGCCATCGAGGCGCTGTGGCCCGACTTCGCGGAGGTCACCGGCGTGGTGCATCTGGCGGCGCAGCCGGGCGTGCGCTACTCGCTGGAGAACCCCTACGCCTACGTCGACGCCAACGTGACCGGACAGGTCGCCATGCTGGAGGCGGCACGGCGGATGACGAAGCTGAAGCACTTCGTCTACGCCTCGACCTCCTCGATCTACGGCGCCAACAGGAAGATGCCCTTCTCGGTGGAGGACCGGGTCGACCATCCGGTGTCGATCTATGCCGCGACCAAGAAGGCGGCGGAGATGATGAGCTTCACCTACAGCCATCTCTACCGCATCCCGGCGACGGGCCTGCGCTTCTTCACCGTCTACGGGCCGTGGAGCCGGCCGGACATGGCCTCCATCCTGTTCGCCGACGCCATCATGGCGGGACGGCCGATCCGCGTGTTCAACGGCGGCCGGATGAAGCGCGACTTCACCTACATCGACGACATCGCCGACGGCGTGCTGGCGGCGCTCGACCGCCCCGCCCCGGTCGATCCGGAAAGCGGCGCGCCGCACCGCGTCTACAACCTCGGCAACAACCGGTGCGAGGACCTGATGCAGTTCATCAGCATCCTGGAAAAGGCGCTGGGCCGCGAGGCGGTCAAGGTGATGGAGCCGATGCAGGCCGGCGACGTGCCGGAGACCGCCGCCGACATCGAGGCGAGCCGCCGCGACCTCGGATTCGAGCCGCGCACCCCGATCGAGGTCGGGCTGCCCCGCTTCGCCGAATGGTACAAGTCCTACAACCGGATCGCCTGA